The sequence tttcttaagggtagctttagcGTATCTTAgtttcttccagtgtgaagtaattggtagctccgtaaactatattttcatagtagcttccccaacactgctaATTAATACCGGTAACAACTAATATATCTAAACATCAGAATTTACTATTTTGTAATTtattcaaataaaattgtatgaaTCTCAGCATAATATGCTGGTACATTATGACTGAAAACTACAACCAATTTGGAAACATTGTGCTCCAGCCAGCGAGttcttggtaaaaaaaaaaagatggaaCTGAAGATAAAATATGAGAAAAAGCATATCATGCCTATGGCTTGGTGGATATGGGCCATACATAATGAATCAAATGGTGTAATGGCAATAGTGTGACTGTTTCGTTGCAGTATTATACATCAATTAAACTCATGAGAAAATGTAACATTATGTATTATCTTACAATTTAACAGTAGTACTTCACAACATTTTTACATCTTTTCACATCACTCCAGTCCCAAATAAATATTTAACATATGTAGCCCATTTCGATTTGTCTCCACTGTGGCTTATTTTTTCCTTTTCTTTAGACCTCTTATCTGTTGGAAATGCCTCGGGGGCAATGATTACAACTGAGTATCATTAAGAAATGTTTACAGCCGAGTCAAGCTTTGCTTCTTAAGCCCCCAAAAAATCCAATTATAtagcattgtaaaaaaaaaagtacaagtACATGGTTACAATAAAATTAAATGGAAACAAACATCCCATTGCCCAATAGCAAGGCCATCCAGTGATGGGACTAAGTGCAGAGAGTACATTTTGCTAACATTTGACACATAGAAGAGGAGAGGCTTTGTTCTCCACTCTCCGACAGTGGATCCGAGGAAAGGGTTCTAGCGGCGGAACCAAACCCAGCTGTTGATAAGCCAGAAGGCTACGGTGACGGAGTACATGATCATCTCACGCTTGGCCCTCTCCTTGTTCTCCTCTTCTATGAGCTGGAGCCTCCGGTTTAGCTTAATGATCTATAGGCACACCAATGAAAATCACATCAACACCACCAACCAATATAGCAAAAACAAAACATGTGGGCTTAATGATATACCTTCCAGTATATCATTAAGTACAGTACAGTCTAAATGTATTAGGAGCAGACCTGCCGTCGAAGTGTTGCTGCATCTACGACAGCCATGTCATCAGGAGCCATGGAGACATCCAGAGTAGTGTCTAGAGTGGCCAGGGCAAGCCTTGGGTGAAGAGAAATAGACCAAACACATCCTGGTTAAGCATTTCTATCCATGGATCAGGCATGATGATCTTTCCGATCGTTGATCAATGATGATGTAAAAGACAGATTGTCAATCAATTATTGTCTATTATAAATAAATTGACAATACATTGACAACAGTTCAATAGACATGCATTATTCATTGCCCAACTATCTTCTCAAATATTATTGACAGCAACACTCATCCTCTTCTGACAATAACTATGGCCTATATGATGaaaggaaagaggaggaaaaagaacggagagggagaaagagagaggggtgaagtcTACGTGCCAGGTGGAGTTACCTGGATTCATGCAGAGGATTAGAGGTCAAGGCAGACCCCCCTCGCAGCGATGGCTtgctgaagaaggcagaaacagggaagagagagaggaagcaataGAGATAGAGCAGCACGCCAAAGTACAGTGTCTCACACATGCAATCCCAAagtctctcacactcactcttgAAATTCATAGTTCCAATGTCTCATGACTTTGATCATACAGTGTAAAACAGACCTCTGTAAGACTACCAATATATTCATCTCCAATACACTTCCCCTCAGAGTAGACAATACACATCactatataggttggctgttgacATTGCTTGATAATGGCCTTACAGCACATGGATCGAGCAAGAACAGCACTAATTTAAAACTCTTCTGTTTCCAATGAAAATATGACTTCGCTTTACACACTACTCTCCTCTCAACCAATTCAGTCAAGCACTGAGTGAGGCCACAGCTCAATAACAGCACATCAGACAAAGTCAATCTTGATTTGCAATGACAAATAAATATACATCATGACATATTAATAGTGTTACTGAGTGTTACATATTACCAGGTGTTCCCTACCCATTTCCCCAAAATAAATGATTAAAATACGGTCAAGACAAATCATTTTGTTCATTGAGCAAATGTCCAAATTATACGATTATAATTTTTGTTCAATTGTCCAACAGCCGAGAACTGATTTGATGACCCTGTCCATGCGAAAGAGACAACAGCAGGGACTTCATTGCCTCAGAGAGGATTAATACAATTGTATTGTATTGAATTGAGGGGTTAATCTCTGCACGGTGAGCAGAGTGGGAGAGGTCAGCCTAGAGATGACCTTAAGAGGAGGGGTCATGGGGTCACCTGCGGTGGTTCTCATCCAAAACCTCCAAGACCTGCTGGTAGGCCCGGCGCGTGGTGGACTGGATGAAAGAGAGAACGCCGCTAGCGCTGTACAGGTTCTGTTCGTCCTCGGCCATGGCGAGAGGGGGACAGGCGCGGAGAGGGGctgggagggacggggtcacacTGCCCCCACCAAcatgagtggccaagccagagaaaacagagcagagagagagaggggagagggggagagagagtgaaggagagggaggggagaaagaccATCCGCACTTTACTCACTGCGCAGAGATAACAGCCACCAAAGAGTGACAGAGATGGTACTGATGGGGTGATGTCAAACAGATCATACTAGTGCACCACTGAACTATACCTAACCCTCTACCAGGAAGGGAGATACGGACACAAAAGCATGGAAAGGTCCTAATTAAGGTCCCAATGAGTCATCCCCCACAAAGATGCTCTGAACAAAACAGGATCCCTAAGGACTTTGTATAGTGAAATAAGCTTTTAACAAATGAAATGGCTCTATGCCATGTTTACTGTAATGTGCCTCTCCCTGGTACAGTATAGTAAATTCATAGGTTAATAGTGAAGAGAATTAAGAGTAAGTTTTAGTACCATGCTCAGGACAGGAGGGAGCTGCACTAATCTCACACTGACACAGAACTGCAACAGCACAGGGTGCAGACCCAGATACAACTACCAACCAAACAGGCTACAGAGTGGGCAACACCACAGGCTAGAAACACCCAACGAAAGCCAGATCATTAACACAACAAATGAACAGAGTGAGAGATGGACAAACAGGCCAGCAGACAGTGGAAACCACTGGACAGATGGAAGGAAGAAGAACAGGCTTgcggaagaggagaggggtgtggtgtggtggtggatTGTGCATGGCACTACTGGGGTATGGACCACAGTTGATAGGCTACTTACGTTGAATCGTTTCTGGCAATCTGGCTATTGTGACGGACAGTGGTGTTCTCGCTGGCTGAACGTTCCCGCCGCAACCGCCCTTGCGAACGCACCTATGAGGAGTGGAGAACATGTAAATACTGATATCCTCTTCCCGTAAAATACTGACTTTCAAATAAACTCCCATTGTTAGTGTAGAGGAAGTGGTTCTATGAACTATGCTCACAAGACAAATGGCTTTGCCAGAGATCTGAACATTTGTGTAAGCCCACAGAACTAAtgtctaggctttagctcagagggctagCACAGTCTTGAGCTGCTTGGATGACCAGGGTTTGATACCGCTTGTTCACACATGCCTGGTCCATTGCATCACCCCATCAGTACGATCTCTGTCCATTTCTAGACTCTCCCGCCCCCACTACCTTACCTCCTCACTTGGCTGGGCTGGGGCTGCACTGCGCTCCATTTCCATGAAGTCCAGTGGCCGCTCATTGAGGGTGAGGACCCGAGGAGGGGTCTTCAGGGACAGGCTCTCTAGCGGGGTGGACTGGATCAGGTCCAGATCTCTGGGTCTGGGGAACTGGGAGTCCTCACTAGCTCCTGAGAAAAGCAGTCAGGCAGGGTGTCACATAAAGGCCAATACAGGGTTATGTTCAGTAAGATTAAAATCGTttgcaatggaaaatgaaactaGTATCAGTGAGAACCCCATCCATTTGAAAACAATTTATCCCGTTTCGAGCCCAATGAACATGGCCCAGGAGTATCAACACTACAGAGACCCTATGGAGGACCAATAGTAGCTACCGGACATTACGATCCTCTCTGGGACCTGCATCATGACGTTGTGCAGGTCACGTGAGCCTGCCTCGGGGTTGTCATGACCGTAGGGGCCCATTTTGAGCATCTCTGGAATCCTCATGCGCTGGCTGATGCCCTCTGTGTACTCCAGCTCGTAGTGGATGCGGTTCATCTCCGCCATCTCTGCAGTAGGAGAGGGGAATGCTGCTCCGTTCATTTGGCTGGAAAATATACAAAGACAAAATATTTTCACTTTCAATATCAGCTGACCCAACAAACTGGTTACACAATATAGTTTGGGATTCCCTTTGACAACAATAAAGTAAAACTTGCTTGCATTGTATTATCTATTAAGAGAAGAGCTCCTAAAATAAATGGTTATCCATGTAGCCACATATAGGCTTATTTTTAACTATACCCCAGGAAACCTTGACGGCGATGGTATTCTTTATGAATTAAAATAGAACGAATTCTCGTGACGCCATCATGTGATAAGAATAAAAGGAGCATCTGAATCAACGGCCTGAATGCATTTCCACTCTCCAGATGAGGACCACTTACTAATACCAAATGTACAGTAGTATTTTCAccaatgaaaccaaaatagaccTTGGATGGCTGGAATATCAACAAAAATAGCTCGCTACGTCTCGAACTGGCTAGCAAGCTATCTAAGTTAGCTATCTAACGTTAGTTATGTTGGTGCGCTTACTGTCTGTAATGTTTACCGAAATAAAGCCCCATAAATGCAATTCCAAGCATTATTCAGCGAGTAGCAAGCTAACTACATGACTGCGGCCTGACCAGATACTTTGAAATGTCTGTATGACAGACAGTTAGCTAGCACGTCACTAGCATGCTAGCTTTTCGAAACACCATTGCTAGCTGATAGTAGTAGCTAGCTGGCCTTACCCTTTGGTTTGTTCTTCTCCCAGCAATTAAATATACGTGCAAAAACGGATATGGTCCAGCTGAAGATTCAAAGGTGCATTACAGAGGATGTAGCATCTTTAGATGTTGATTCCAGGAGTCTGAAAGGGACAACAACGTACACTACCGCCCTGAATGAATGTCATGGATGGTGGACCCAAACAGGAAGTTGTTTACGTCACATGAAAATTCTTGTTTTCCATACTGTAAAATATCTGTTATTACATCTGTGATAATGATTTCTACAGGagtggaaaaagtaccaaattgtcatatttgagtaacagtaaagataccttaatagaaaatgactcaagtaaaagtaaaagtgatccagtaaaatactacttgggtaaaagtctaaaagtatttgttttttatttaagtatcaaaagcaaaTGTAATAGCtcgaatatacttaagtatcaaaataatttcaaattccttatattaatcaaTCCAGACGGCACTATTTTCTTGCGTTTTAAATGTAAATATAGCCAGGGCcacactaacactcagacataatttacaaacgaagcatttgtgtttagcgagtctgccagatcagagggagTAGGGATGACAATGGATGTTCTGTTGTGCGTGCATTTGACTATTTTCCAGTCCGGCTAAGCATCGAAaatgtgtcagggaaaatgtatggagtaaaaagtattttttttaggaatgtagtgaagtcaaagtaagtagtcaaaaatataaatagaaaAGTAGATACCATAAAAACTACTTAAATAAttatttaaagtatttttacgtaagtactttacaccactggatttCTCCACTCACATGGTGGGTACTTATTAACCATGGGTCAAAACATATTTAAGCAAACGTTTTTATTGTTTGATCATAAGAATGCATAGATTTTCCTAAAATGTTGCCCGACGTATTATTAACTGATACAAATGATTTAGCCTACTTATTCAGCAGTTTTATCACAATTATTTGAGGGTTTGAGCAAAAACATGTGcagagattgagagggagatagagagagttaaagagagtaTGGATGCAGGAGATTATAGAAGACACCGCTGGAGAAGATCCATAAGTATGGAGAGAAGGTGgaaataaaagagaatgtgttGGAGAAGGCAAGGAGTGGAGAGTGCAAAGGAGgaaatgaagaagaagaaggaggggtAGAAAGGAAGGAGAAGGTGGCAATGCAGAGATAGGTGGTGAAGAAGAGGGAGTAGGTAGTGATGAAAGACAAGGGGTTGGATAAGCAGAAAGAGAAACTGGAGAAAAAGAGCAAGAAGCTAGACATATTGGAGAAAGTTGGAAAGTTGGGAGTTGGAAAAGAAGAAAGAGAAGTTGGAGAGGAAGAATAAGATAGTGGAAAGGTTGAAAGTGGATGTGAATAAGAGAATCATAAAACACGGGACGAGATGTTAAAAACTGTCCATtgtgccaatagatggtatgcactcacatgagatttgccgtgatgttgacagagtggcatgggaggtttatttcttagactgggttaagatgtcaattttgggacacatcctcagtaGTGTGCCTTCGAATCAGTGGGTGTTTCGGCCTTTAATTACTAAACACCCTCATCAAAGGTGGCCAGCTAAAGGGTGATCAAGCCTTAGCTTGTGTCCCATGCCCAATTAAGATTTCCCACGGGACTATGCAAGGCAGGGGCGTCCTCTTCCCTGAGCCAGCCCTACAGCTGACCGCATACCTCATATGTCCTCCTCAAGTTGGAGGGATCTGAATTGGGTTctcaggtgggggtgggggggtcatgaaattatagcccagcaagggtccttccgtttgatccagatccactggctgcctctttcagctgcttgagaaactgctctgacggtctgccgcagagcctgtccatggattccaagttctttcagcaacctgatggtggaagaagccacgaatcctctgcatcccacttcaactggccagacttttgcattccagccacgctgagttgcgtctgctgccaactctgtgtaacgcagtttcttacgctcgtaggcctcttcaacagagttttcccacgggactgtgagctctatgatgtacacagcctttcgtgaaggggaccagagtaccatgtctggcctaaggttggtagaagcaatctcaggtggaaaaatgagttgctggccaatatcgacaagcatcttccagtcccgggccatgcctaggtgtccagtttctggctttgtaggaggatgcttgggccttttctgtccctcccggatgaatgttgttgttttgacgggATTGCTTGTTTTTGGAGGTAATGAATTGGTTGCACTCCTCTTGGTCTCAAGTGCTGCAGCCAGGCTCTTGAGGACCTGATTGTGCCTCCAGGTGTAGCGGCCTTGTGAGAGGCTGGTCTTGCAACCTGTCATTATATGCCTGAGAGTCGCTGGAGCTGGGCAGATCAGAGGGAGATCAGATCAGAGGGAGTAGGGATGACAATGGATGTTCTGTTGTGCGTGCATTTGACTATTTTCCAGTCCGGCTAAGCATCGAAaatgtgtcagggaaaatgtatggagtaaaaagtattttttttaggaatgtagtgaagtcaaagtaagtagtcaaaaatataaatagaaaAGTAGATACCATAAAAACTACTTAAATAAttatttaaagtatttttacgtaagtactttacaccactggatttCTCCACTCACATGGTGGGTACTTATTAACCATGGGTCAAAACATATTTAAGCAAACGTTTTTATTGTTTGATCATAAGAATGCATAGATTTTCCTAAAATGTTGCCCGACGTATTATTAACTGATACAAATGATTTAGCCTACTTATTCAGCAGTTTTATCACAATTATTTGAGGGTTTGAGCAAAAACATGTGcagagattgagagggagatagagagagttaaagagagtaTGGATGCAGGAGATTATAGAAGACACCGCTGGAGAAGATCCATAAGTATGGAGAGAAGGTGgaaataaaagagaatgtgttGGAGAAGGCAAGGAGTGGAGAGTGCAAAGGAGgaaatgaagaagaagaaggaggggtAGAAAGGAAGGAGAAGGTGGCAATGCAGAGATAGGTGGTGAAGAAGAGGGAGTAGGTAGTGATGAAAGACAAGGGGTTGGATAAGCAGAAAGAGAAACTGGAGAAAAAGAGCAAGAAGCTAGACATATTGGAGAAAGTTGGAAAGTTGGGAGTTGGAAAAGAAGAAAGAGAAGTTGGAGAGGAAGAATAAGATAGTGGAAAGGTTGAAAGTGGATGTGAATAAGAGAAGGTAGAATATTACAAGAACAGGAGAGATTATTAAACAATTAAGTGAATGAGATTGACAAAATAAAAGTAGATGTCAAAGAGAAGGCAAAGAAGGAGATGCAGAAAGTGACAGGTGGAGTTGAAGTGATTGAAGGAGaagaagtcgctctggataagagcgtctgctaaatgacttaaatgtaaatgtaaatgatggaaagagaaaaaagagagaaagaagtggagagagagggagaagtttgAGAAGACTAGGATggagagaaaaacacacacataaagcCATTCATGAACCACTTTGCACTCAGCACTGTGAGCCTACATTCAAAAAAACATCTGAATTAACATCTGAGAGAACCGCACATTTGCGCTGTAGGGTAGTCTCCTATAATACATTGCAATTTGTAAATGCACGATTCAATGACAACAACAGTGGAGGTCGCTGTTTCCAAATCAACGGTTTCTAATTGAATCCTCAATGAACTCCAACAAAACACCATCAAATAGTCCTACAGGTTCCAGAAAAAAACCATAATAAAGCGGGAAGGTGTCAAAAAGTCTTAGGGTTGGTAAATGTTTTTGATCTCGTAAATAAAGGTCGTAAATGGATCAATAATCAAACCAATCAGAATCTATTTAGTGTATGAAGTTAAAGTTCAATAGTCTGCACTTTTCATAGATCAAAATACACAGTTGAAAAGCTCTTGGTAGGGGAGAGCTGAGTAAAGATCGATCTCATTGGTGATGATAGGGACCCTCTAGTGCTCGTGGGTGGTACTCCGGAACTCTTGTGAATAGAGCTCGTACGACGAAGGGGGATGGATGGAAGCTGAGGACAAGAAGACCCTCTCTCAAACTCTCTAGACACGGGACAATCTGGAAGCATTGTAGTCCTGTTTCGATGCGTTCACAGTCGGAGACAGGATGCACATCATTATTTGATGGGACTATAGGAGATATTTACCTTCACCGCATCACTCTTTACTTTGTAGTCTTCCCTCTGTGAATGAATAATGTTCTTGAACGTTTTAATGTGGTGTATGATAGCACTGGACACCGCGCGCATCGCATCATCTCTGGAGTTACAACCTGACATGTGAGTGAATTTAGAGTTGCTCGAATATTGTATGTTGAATCATCTAATTCATGAGcacactacactgtctgtgtctgAGACACATTAACATTTGAGTCTGTAAATAACCAAATTAATAAATAGTCCACTTGGTTTTCGCGGCTCTTCAATGGAAATGTTTTATTGCAGCATGTTTCAACATGCTTTTGGTTAAAGGGATCAACCACAGCCTCGTATCATGGTTATTAGGCGTTGTTGTCACTGTTTTCTACTGTTGGATACGAACGTTATATCTGTACGGTGTACTCTTGTCTTTTTTGACTGCACAGCAGTACTCTGGATGCGTTTGTCCTCTAGGCGTCACCCCACGTAGAATAAACCATATTACTTTACCCGGCAAGCATGATCATTATTATGCTGAGGATGTAAAGGAATGTGCATTTCTCAAGAGACTTCGCGAAAAGAATGAGCGTGTGCAGGACACGCATTCAGAAGGATATTTTCATGACTATAAGAGCCTAAAACTTCCCTTATCTAATTAACCTAGCCTGCTGTCTATTGAACCCAGATGGTGTGTGCAGATGCAGAAATACACATTTGTACAAAAGTGTGTTATAAATCCCTGTTCTGACAACATCTTGATATATTTATGATGGATGGTATGTAGATATTCAGCTGCTGAATACCTTGGCATTTTCATTGGCGGACAGGAAGACATGCACAaagtcatgcacacacacaaacaagcacacacattcTGACATATTTTCTCTGATGAGATAAGAAACTGGTATTGCCTGGGGAGTTTTATTGGTTGTTTATTGGGTATCTGGAACACTGTCCAAGTCTAGCAGAGTATTTGAGAACATGAGTCTAGGGAATTCTAAAGTAGAACAGACCAAAACCCAGACTACAGATGCAGATAGAATGATTTTACTTTACATTATGGAGCCCACAGCAGGTAACACACAAGCCATATAGTGTGCCTTGAGCTAAACAATGAGATACTCCTAACAATGGCCAATTATTGCTGAAATCAATCCAATTGCTAAATTCCCAGGTCTATCTGATGCTGTGAATAGACATAAGATCTAGGTAATGTATGTTACTGTGTCTGTTGGAATGTGTGCATCTGCTTCCTCTTGGATTGTGTCAGTGTTTCCCCTGTGTCGGCGTGCTCcctgggagacacacacacacacctcatctaGGGTGAACACGCTGGGCACCTGTCAAGACGCTGGAGGgtctggtgctgctgggtggttcaTGATAAGGGTTAGAAACTCTGGTGTCAGAGGGAGGAGAGTAAAAACTCTCTCTCATTGACCTCAACCCTGACCCTCTCCTGTCCTGTGTATCCATCACTAATAACTTGAAGGATATCTAAACCGCTCATCTCCATTTTTATGCCATTGTAAATCAATGATTAAATTGATGATAACAACATGGTATATAACAATGTAGCCCTAGTACCCAGAGTAATTATAGTGTTACTACACAGGTATACAAGctacttaatgtaaagtgttacagACTGAAccatcctctctgtgtctctgcagGCCTAATGTGTGTGCGGAGCAGGAGTTGTCCATGCTGGGTGCACGCCAGCCTTGTGTCCAGGCCTTCACTCGGATGGTGAAGGTCTGGAAGCAAGGCTGCACTGGCCACCGCTGGTGTGTTGGCTACGAAAGGAGGTGAGTGGCACGTCTTCTCCAAtaccctgttgttgttgttgttgttgttgttgcatagtTGTACTCAGTC comes from Salvelinus alpinus chromosome 21, SLU_Salpinus.1, whole genome shotgun sequence and encodes:
- the LOC139547896 gene encoding mitochondrial fission factor homolog B-like isoform X1, with product MNGAAFPSPTAEMAEMNRIHYELEYTEGISQRMRIPEMLKMGPYGHDNPEAGSRDLHNVMMQVPERIVMSGASEDSQFPRPRDLDLIQSTPLESLSLKTPPRVLTLNERPLDFMEMERSAAPAQPSEEVRSQGRLRRERSASENTTVRHNSQIARNDSTVTPSLPAPLRACPPLAMAEDEQNLYSASGVLSFIQSTTRRAYQQVLEVLDENHRSKPSLRGGSALTSNPLHESRLALATLDTTLDVSMAPDDMAVVDAATLRRQIIKLNRRLQLIEEENKERAKREMIMYSVTVAFWLINSWVWFRR
- the LOC139547896 gene encoding mitochondrial fission factor homolog B-like isoform X3 gives rise to the protein MNGAAFPSPTAEMAEMNRIHYELEYTEGISQRMRIPEMLKMGPYGHDNPEAGSRDLHNVMMQVPERIVMSGASEDSQFPRPRDLDLIQSTPLESLSLKTPPRVLTLNERPLDFMEMERSAAPAQPSEEVRSQGRLRRERSASENTTVRHNSQIARNDSTKPSLRGGSALTSNPLHESRLALATLDTTLDVSMAPDDMAVVDAATLRRQIIKLNRRLQLIEEENKERAKREMIMYSVTVAFWLINSWVWFRR
- the LOC139547896 gene encoding mitochondrial fission factor homolog B-like isoform X2 — encoded protein: MNGAAFPSPTAEMAEMNRIHYELEYTEGISQRMRIPEMLKMGPYGHDNPEAGSRDLHNVMMQVPERIVMSGASEDSQFPRPRDLDLIQSTPLESLSLKTPPRVLTLNERPLDFMEMERSAAPAQPSEEVRSQGRLRRERSASENTTVRHNSQIARNDSTVTPSLPAPLRACPPLAMAEDEQNLYSASGVLSFIQSTTRRAYQQVLEVLDENHRRLALATLDTTLDVSMAPDDMAVVDAATLRRQIIKLNRRLQLIEEENKERAKREMIMYSVTVAFWLINSWVWFRR
- the LOC139547896 gene encoding mitochondrial fission factor homolog B-like isoform X4 yields the protein MNGAAFPSPTAEMAEMNRIHYELEYTEGISQRMRIPEMLKMGPYGHDNPEAGSRDLHNVMMQVPERIVMSGASEDSQFPRPRDLDLIQSTPLESLSLKTPPRVLTLNERPLDFMEMERSAAPAQPSEEVRSQGRLRRERSASENTTVRHNSQIARNDSTLALATLDTTLDVSMAPDDMAVVDAATLRRQIIKLNRRLQLIEEENKERAKREMIMYSVTVAFWLINSWVWFRR